In the Populus nigra chromosome 2, ddPopNigr1.1, whole genome shotgun sequence genome, caaaaaatagagGGACAACTGTCTTGTTGTAACATTTTGACCTTGTGGAATGTTGAAATGGTAATCAGAAGTTGCTAAAACACCATAATATAATCAAGAATCGTTTCTCTGATTAATTTATCTGATAACCATGTACATCAGAGACCACTGTTTCTAATCTGATCCATCTTCTATTTCCTTGACATTCTTGTTATCATCGAGTTGTtaagactaattaattaattgagaaaattggGGGGGATGCAAGGATCCTCTGTTTGGTTAAACCATGTGCAGGTAAACATTTTCATTCCTTCACATAGTTTTCCGAAAACTTATGCTTCATGAGGCAATGGGTGGTGAAAATTCGTCTCCGAGTTCAATGATACTaagaattaaagaaattgaCACTGAAAAGATAAGAGATATGAGATTTCGATTCTCTATGGTTCCAATATTTACCATGCTTTTACAATTGAAAtagattgaaagaaaaacaaagaattgaTGTATAGCAGTAAGAACTAAGAAGATATCAACGAAAGAAAGATCAGAATTCAGCAGGAACTTTCCTTGTGAAAATCCTACTCTTTTAGGAACAATTTAGTTTATTGACAAAAAGGGAATATTGCACTCCTGGTGAAGAAATAAGTTTTGATTAACGCGTAAGAGTTCCAAAGCCATTGGCAAGAGCATGAGCAGCTGGATTGAAAGCCAATCTCCCAAAAATGCCTTGTTTGTAGGGCAAGaaagttttcttcttcatattcTCCGATACAGCTTTATTCACTGTGTAATGTAACTCATGTGCTGACACTGGTACTTTCCTCTTTGAAGACACCGAACCTGAACTGTCTGTGGACCGGAAACTCGGATCTTTGCCATCTTCATGTTTTTTGAATGAACCTGAGTACTTTCTGAGATAATCCTTATCATGCGCATGTCCTTCAGATGCActtctaaataagaaaaaatctcTCAGCCTCCACTTCTTTGAAGAActctttgaagaagaagaattagatGGTACTGAAGCTTTTGGATTGGGTGCTGATTGGTTGGTGAATTTCTGTAGCTGTTTATCTTGTTCCCATGGATATTCAGATACTCTATATGGAGACAGAGATCTTGATGCTCTGCGGCTTGAACTGGATGTTAACCCTGaacctctctccctctccctccctctttcatttttatctGTTCTCTTGCGAGTGTTTTCAACTGCAGTTGCAAATGGAtctgaatctttcttttttctcggCGAAAAAGCTTCACGTATCATCTTTTTCCCTTTATGTATTGGAGATCTTGGTGAGGAGAGTGGGCTTCTCTGGGTCGAATCATCGACTTGTAATCTAGGAGGAAGCTTCAGGGGCCGGATTTTGCCTCCATCAAAAAGTTCATCTGCTGAGAGTGACTTGTTTTCTAATTCGGCActgaaatcaaaagcaaaatcaTCTTCACCATTAGTGTTGAAGTTTGCCCGTGGTGATTTAGGTGTGCCAGGCCTGTCTTCCCAATGAAAAGGAACCCCAGTTCCTTCTTCATTGCTATCAATCAAGCTGTCgaaataactataaaaatcGGCAGCTCGTGAAGGACTTGTTGGGGCGCTCAAGGTGTAATCCCCAAACCGTTTCGGTGTAGATGGAGCACTCAAGAATGGCAAAGGTCGAGCCTCGTTGAAGTCGAAATCCATGCCCGGCGCAGGTATTGCAACTTCtagttttaacatgttttctttCTATACTTGCTCTCGAGTTTTCGAAGGATTTGTTTAAGGAAGATAGATCAGACAGGTTGGTGTTTGCTAAGGAAGTGATAAATATAAGGAAGAGGCGGAGAGGGAATAGGAAGGATGAGGGAAGGGAGGGAGGGTCGGAGATTGTTGACTTTATGAGGTCATAAAAAATAGGAGCCGCCTTTTGATACTTTTCCTATTTCATGCCAGTTTCCTGCTCTGCCAGTTTCCTGCTCTGCTCTCCATTATTGAATATGATTTTCGATTTCAGTGTCATTTTCACACGGGGGATATAAAGTGGGGGCTATTTTGTTATTAGTTATAAGATTTGCCCCTGCCATTCAAAATGAAAGTCTACTGGTCTTCcggttaaaaaattatatataaaaattttatctaataaattaagttattgaattaaattaattttttaacacaatatcaaaattttattaataaaatgatcataagtttaaatcttatcatttttattttatttaataaaaattaaatataaaataatataaatttgtatAATTTTCAGGTTCAAAaggttttaacttaaaaaattatgttgaaaaattatataaattatatcttaaaattttatttatcaaattaaattattaaattggaaTGATTATTTAATTCTCACGTGCAAATTATCCATGGAGTTGGAGGGTGACATGTTGAAGTAGATGATGAGATTAGGTTATGGACCATGAATGTCATCATCTCCGGCCAAATGGCTTGACCTCCACTCTTCGGTTCAACAAGTTAAAAAACAGAGGCCTCGTAGTCAACTGGTACAAAATGTCTCCTCTCACAATAAGAGCCGCGTTTCGTGGCAGAACAGGACGGAAACAATAGCATGAAAAGGATGCAAACCTCGCAATGGTGAAGCTGCAATGCCCTGAATGATAACTCTTAGAAAGGCCAGCAGCTCAGAGGAAATAATGCCGTGAATGATAACTAGGGCAAAACTCCTCAAATCCAGCGGGAAAAACAATAGATATTATATCTATTAAATCCGTGAGTTGATTTAAAACCTGTATTGGATAAATTAATTCaggttaatataaattaatcaaagtgttttttattaaaaaactcaaaataatattattttattttttaaaaaaattaaaatttaattttaactagaTTTATTAGGTTGTAAATTGTTTCATCGAggcaattaaatcaaattaaatcaactcttcatttatttttttgatatgttacCCGGGTTCGAGGAGAGGTTTGTAAGATTCTAAATAgatttagatatttataattggaTTTCATATTAAAAGTTGTTGTTTAATGGctcatagtttttatttatttatttcttgtcattgatcattttgttatatatttttgtgtttgaagtGAAAATGTCATCATTTATGAAAAACGATGAAtaaatgttataattaattataataaatattaaatagtttCCTTCTTAACCAAGGGATGGGTTGACCACTATTTGTGCCTTGattacatttttatatatattattttcttggaGAGACATTGATATCACTTGAATCACAATCAATGAACAgtccaattattattttttcttgagaattaaaatctaattaattactcGTGCATTGgctgattatattttatctaaGTAAGTTATTTAACGCATAAAATCAAAGCTAGACTAATTCATGACTTCTAGATCCATAGACTTTTTGTGAAAATACAGCTAAAATCTTCCAGATTTCGGCTGCATTTCATTCGAATATTACTGATTTTTTGGACCGGAGATTATCAAATGCTTGATGACACTTGCCACAATCTTTCGCATCAATTCTATACTTTTCTAGCACGAGTTGCTAGCAGCCCTTTTATTTGAAGTATTGGTATTAAACTTGTCCTGGCgaagtttaaataaaaagttggatgattttatcaaacaagttaatttgtgatttgatttaaaaaaataataataatactattagACTAGGTCATAAACCGAGCTAGATTGCCTATTTAAAATAGtagttatggttattttttatttagaaatatattaaaataatattatttttagtttttaaaaaatatttttaaaatcagcgcattaaaataatctaaaaatatattgatttgaagtaaagaaaaaaataaaaaaaaatttaattttttttaaaaatatttttgaaatataaaaacaaacatgatttatttaCTAAGATTTAAGGATTACAAAATCTATTTTCTAGAATGGTAGTCAGTGCTATTACAACAAAGACCATATTCCAAGTTCCAGAgaggaaatataaaataagtacACGAGGATGAGGAGGCAATCTGAGATCGTCTCAGACATGCGGCTGCGTTCTTCTCCCTAATcccatttatatttattttaatcctaTATTTATGTCGTTTAATTGTAATGTCACCAGCCAGGCAGGGGCTGAGACACGGCGTTGGAGTTGAACTTTTCACCCTCCTCCTCAAGATTAGTTAATGATTCCTACTGCTattgaggaaaaaaacaaatttcaaatccatttaggataaattaataattactcCACCATCAACTTGTATTTGAAATGATTCGAACTTGATTTcgtatcttaattttatttaaaaaaaaaaaattctgagcATCCTAAACTTTTCGATTTTAATAGCTTACTGTGACGCTACAACTTATAATCTACTAAAGACTTGTTCATTccgagaaaaaaactaaaaaattattctaactTAGAAGGTAAGAAAACGAaaagcactaaaaaaattatactgatATAGAAGGTGAGAAAACGATTGTCAagaaaaatttagaataaaaaataatgtttttattcgataatttaattatatattatacattCAACTCATATGAGTTTATGTAGCCTTATaataagacaaataaaaaaataacataaaataaaatataaaaaatacttgattatcttatttaattcGATGATAGAAGTAATTTTCTTATTACCTTGAGTTGTTCATTTCttgatctctttttttattgattataaaataataacaaatatttatcttgattatttttttaacacgcACCCTCAAATcttaaattcataataattttatttttttataagtttaatatataatatttttattttcattatagctttatttatttattttcttatcttatAATCGTTGTGACATTTCtctaaccaaatatttttaagatttaattttttaagtggttattatattttcatttattatttattgtaataatatcttatttttatcatgacttcttaagtattttttattttttaaaaaaagaactctatttttgtttttaatgaatgaTCTTTTTTGTATCATCTTATTCTACAAGAACTTGTCAACTTTCTCAACTTTCTTTAATTtgtcttgtttttctttgtctttctcATGATGGAAAATTTCAATTCTCTTTGTTGGGCTGAGACACGGCGTTGGAGTTAAACTTTTCAATCTCCTCGGGATTAGTTGATGATTCCTACTGCTattgagaaaaaacaaatttcaaatccATTCaggattaattaataattactcCATCATCAACTTGTATTTGATATGATTCGGACTTGATTTcctatcttaattttatttgttaaaaaaaacaaattctgagCATCCTAAacgtttttgattttgatagcTTACTGTGACGCTACAACTTATAATCTACTAAAGACTTGTTCATTtcgagaaaaaaactaaaaaattatactaaTCTAGAAGGtaagaaaacgaaaaaacactaaaaaaattatactaataTAGAAGGCAAGAAGACGACACTGCCAAGAAAaagttagaataaaaaataatgttattgttCGATGATTATTTATTATACATTCAACTCATATAAGTTtcgtataataaaataaataaaaatataacataaaataaattatagaaaatactTGATTATCTCTTTTGATTAGATgattaaagtaaattttttattatcttgagttgttcaatttcttgatttttttattaattaaaaaataattaataatatttacattaattattttcttaccaTGCCTTCTCAAATTCCAATctcatgataattttaatttttataagtttgaCATAcactatttctattattattgtaGTTTTATCTACTTATCTTTTTCTCTCATGATTATTgtcatatttttctaaacaaacaTCTCTTTTCGAGATTTgaccttttaaatattttggctTATTATTCTTCACACCATACTTTGTTCTTATCATCGATCCTTagctatttttcattttttttttgtgggaagaactctatttatttatttttaatggatgatttttttttttgtattaccTTATTTCTTGTGTAAAAACTTATCAACTTGCTCTAAATctgtcttgtttttcttttgatgcaAGATTTCAATTCTCTTATCGGGCTTTGTCATCTTGcacctatattttttaaaattcttttgatATCATTTGGTCATCCACAAGATCTTGAATATTTCTTCTTATCACAAGTTGATCTATCATTGAAAAGGgttagtaaataaaatatttgatagaCAATAAAAACGattgaaaataaagtattttaaagTGGTCGAATAGATAACATAAAGTtgcctgtaaaaaaaaaaaccaatacctatatataaaaaaataaaaaccaatattTAGAGCAAGATATGATCGGCATGCTCTTATActaagaaagtatttttttgtgaGTTCGATTCCCACATATAGTGAGACTTTATTGTTTGATCTTTTAACCTTGAGGGGTGTAGTTCAACTGGTCAAGTTCTATATTTATTCTTTAGAAGTCatcagttcgagtctcacaaacatTAAgtccactggaggcttacatggtcgttaatttcaaggTCCGTGAGATTAGTTGAAGTGCGCAAAAGCTGACTCACAcaccaatattaataaaaaaaatctataataaaaaagagtgttgttatttgataatttgattatatattataCATTCAACTCATATAGAATTTATATAGCCATATAATAAGACAAataagaaactaaaataaaacaaataataggaAATGcttggttgaaaaaataaattttcttgccttgacttgtttaatttcttgatctctttcttttattggttaaaaaataataaaaatatttacttgattATTTCTCAATAACAGCCGGCTATAATAAGTAATAAAATAACAGAAGTGTCAACAAATTTACTAATACATTATGTTCATAAACAACGAACTAGACTCCTTGTTTGTGTTCTTCTCATTTAGAAAAATTTATCCCAGACAAAAgggattttattaaaaaatccagAGGTGAATGCTCTAGCACGCCGTCTTCACTGCAAAGATGCCCGTTTGAATAGAATAAATTCACCAGGACAGCTGCCAGTTTTGTTAATGACTTTCAtggttattatttaaaattatgggATAAAATGCTTTTCTaaactgtttttattttaaaaatatattagaataattttgtttttatattttttattaatatatcaaatccattataaaacactaaaaaaatcaatttatagcTTGTTTGATAATatgaaagaaattgtttttcaaagtattttttacttaaaaatatatattttttaatttttattttatttctaatgataaattcaaaaattcaaaaagcaaATCATGATACCTTAATACCTTTTCAcaccaaacatgtttttaaaaacgAAATACCAACCACTCTCACGTTTTcacttttttgtcatttttgtcTTGCAGTGAAGAGACGGGACAAGTTTTTTGTGATAGTCATGCTCGCACGTTTCAAAAGATTTCCTCGGACACAACTGCAAGGGCAATATCTTTAAATTTGTTAGGTGGTCGATGGGTGTTTTTCTACCGAGTAAAGTCGGCACCTGTGCTGTGAAACTTTGATCGAAGGATATCATATTCCTTGATGACAAAAAGCTTATGCAACATGCTAcggatttttcaaaattgtagACTTTATACTACACAGGGTAGGTATTCACTTTTCTATGCAGATCGAATCCGAATCTACTATAATCTTATCCGACTTGAACCGTTGACAGCCCTGCATGAAAGTATTGcataaaatagaataaagatTCAAACCGGGAAGGATTCAGACCCTGTTAGATTATCAAATATCTTGTCTAAACTCTAAACTCCACCAACTCCAAAATTACTGCTTGCTTTAAATCCTCATTCCACGGGTTAACTCGtgacaaaaaaatccaaatcaaatcgagtttcaataaaaattagatGAGAATTAAaccattataattttattaaaaatttaggtTAATTAGCGAATCAATCAACTCGGGGAAAACACAATTCGATAGGTTGCTCCTGTTTAGCCCACCATGACTCCTCAGACTTTTAAGAAGAGACCAAAGGTTTAGCCGACCGAGGCCCAAGATAATTTGGTTTCCTTAAAGAAAGTAGCTTTGTAAGATATTGGGCCTTTCGTACTTATAAGAGACCAATGTGTATGGACATGAAAGACTCGATCCACCACTTCTCGCCAAGAGTTGCCCTCATATATCCATTAGACCTTTTTCATGCAGCACTCTCTCCCACTGCTCTGCAACTTAGCCTGGTTTTCGATTGAGTTTGGGAATTTACTTGAACTGGGTTTCATTTTGATTTGTAACGTTTAAGTAGTTATCCAGAAAACCCCTCGGTGACCTGGTGAATTAACTCATAATCCAATCAAAATCTTGAATAAAACGtgattaattcttaaaaaaaaaaacatatcaatgtaaaacaatttttttttaatcctaaacaacaactattttgaataaaaactaaaaaaatcattgactcATGTTAACTGCCAATCCATAAGGTAACCCACCTAATCCTCGACCTTGACTTTGTCCAGGGCATGTGCTCGACCACGTTCCAGAGAACTGCTTCCTTCATCAccatgaaatcatgaaaaataaatgctggttttctcttaatttctcatttgttatccaTCCAGCTTCACAAGCTGATATCTTATCATCTGGGAAATCCAAGTTGGGGACCAACCTACAATCTTCGAAGTTTAGTAAAGAAGGGCAGGAACCTTACCTCTTCAGTCTCTCTTCCTCACCTAATCTTCTACAGTGAAATTCAATACCAGATTTAATAGCTTGCCATCTAGAGACTGTACCGTACCTACCAAAAGCTAATCTTGACATAATCTTGGGCCATGCCAGACGTGGCATAGGCCAATGCTCTTTTCTAATAGAAGATAATAAGATATAGGTGTAATTGTACAGTACCAAGTACGAGAACCACCACCAGATACAGGCTTTATCTTTTAGAAGGAATCAACTTTGAAAAAGCACTTTCTTCTGTTGGGTGGCAGATTTAACCCCATATCAAAAAGGAAATAAGCTTGGACCACCGACCACCCACTcgcatgatttattttttttattctgcatGGGACAAAATTTAGATTCCTTCAAGCCCCCGACCCAATGAAACACAGGTATATAAATCTGCCCCCCGTTCtaattagatgatttttttgggGATCAAGTTCTAGTTAGATTATTGATAAGCTGTATGTATCTTCTTCGGTCGGCTTATTATAAATGGATTAATTGTCCCGAGTTTCATAGTTCGTCAGGGAAGTATGAACATTATATAGCAGACAATTTTCTAGGAAGATGGTTAAAGATAGTTCCATCAAatgtttaagataaaaaaatcatcaataagcTCATGGTGATCAAGCACTTCAACTGTTGCACGAGCCATTGATTGGTCTGCTAACTGGTCCTGAAAGCTGCC is a window encoding:
- the LOC133682040 gene encoding uncharacterized protein LOC133682040 — encoded protein: MLKLEVAIPAPGMDFDFNEARPLPFLSAPSTPKRFGDYTLSAPTSPSRAADFYSYFDSLIDSNEEGTGVPFHWEDRPGTPKSPRANFNTNGEDDFAFDFSAELENKSLSADELFDGGKIRPLKLPPRLQVDDSTQRSPLSSPRSPIHKGKKMIREAFSPRKKKDSDPFATAVENTRKRTDKNERGRERERGSGLTSSSSRRASRSLSPYRVSEYPWEQDKQLQKFTNQSAPNPKASVPSNSSSSKSSSKKWRLRDFFLFRSASEGHAHDKDYLRKYSGSFKKHEDGKDPSFRSTDSSGSVSSKRKVPVSAHELHYTVNKAVSENMKKKTFLPYKQGIFGRLAFNPAAHALANGFGTLTR